The following proteins are encoded in a genomic region of Flavobacteriales bacterium:
- the fabD gene encoding ACP S-malonyltransferase, whose amino-acid sequence MKAYVFPGQGAQFPGMGKDLYDNSGLAKNLFEKANDILGFRITDIMFEGEKEELTQTKVTQPAIFLHSVILAKVLGDKFNADMVAGHSLGEFSALVAANYMNFEDGLNLVYKRALAMQKACEQNPSTMAAILGLEDSVVEELCKTIDGVVVPANYNCPGQLVISGSNEAIAEACQKLTEAGARRALQLPVGGAFHSPLMEPAQIELAEAIENTPFKKGDCPIYQNVTAQAETNPSEIKSNLIKQLTASVRWTQTMKQMQNDGLISVTEVGPGKVLQGLFKKMDRALETESAQIL is encoded by the coding sequence ATGAAAGCATACGTTTTCCCTGGTCAAGGGGCACAATTTCCAGGAATGGGCAAGGATCTATACGATAATTCCGGCTTAGCTAAAAACTTATTCGAAAAAGCCAATGATATTCTAGGCTTTAGAATTACAGATATTATGTTTGAAGGTGAAAAGGAAGAACTTACCCAAACAAAAGTTACTCAACCCGCCATATTTCTGCACTCGGTTATACTTGCAAAAGTATTGGGTGATAAGTTCAATGCCGATATGGTCGCAGGACATTCTCTAGGCGAGTTTTCAGCCCTTGTTGCTGCCAACTATATGAATTTTGAAGATGGATTAAACCTCGTTTACAAACGTGCCTTAGCAATGCAAAAAGCATGTGAACAAAACCCATCAACTATGGCCGCTATTTTAGGGCTCGAGGATAGTGTTGTAGAAGAGCTTTGCAAAACAATTGATGGAGTGGTGGTTCCTGCAAATTACAACTGCCCCGGTCAGCTCGTTATTTCTGGAAGCAACGAGGCAATAGCCGAAGCCTGTCAAAAATTAACTGAGGCTGGTGCTAGAAGAGCTTTACAACTGCCAGTAGGTGGAGCATTTCATTCACCCCTAATGGAACCCGCACAAATTGAACTAGCTGAAGCCATAGAAAACACCCCTTTCAAGAAGGGTGACTGTCCTATTTATCAAAATGTAACAGCCCAAGCTGAAACTAACCCAAGCGAAATAAAAAGTAATTTGATAAAGCAATTAACCGCATCCGTCAGATGGACTCAAACCATGAAACAAATGCAAAATGATGGCTTAATATCTGTTACCGAAGTTGGACCTGGAAAAGTATTGCAAGGTTTATTCAAAAAAATGGATAGAGCTTTAGAAACAGAAAGTGCTCAAATACTATAA
- a CDS encoding histidinol phosphatase, giving the protein MFSFFKRKERSLEPITFESLGCDMHSHMIAGIDDGSPDLETSVELVKKIHSLGFKKVITTPHVMHDFYRNTPDIILGGLKDLQGELKKQSVDVEVSAAAEYYIDFDFESKVDAGEKFLTMGDNQILIETSFISAPPNFGETIFKLQLAGYKIILAHPERYGFMSFEDLKTYKTRSLSLQINLLSLLGFYGKPVRLMAEKLIDNNMVDYVGTDCHNLHQASLYSKCFTNKYWHKLVESGTLKNHTL; this is encoded by the coding sequence ATGTTCTCATTTTTTAAGCGAAAAGAAAGGTCGCTCGAGCCTATAACCTTTGAGTCTTTGGGTTGTGATATGCACTCTCATATGATAGCGGGTATAGATGATGGATCTCCTGATTTAGAAACTTCTGTCGAACTTGTAAAGAAAATACATTCTTTAGGCTTTAAGAAAGTCATTACTACGCCTCATGTCATGCACGATTTTTATAGAAATACTCCTGATATTATTCTTGGAGGATTGAAAGATTTGCAAGGCGAGTTAAAAAAACAATCTGTTGATGTTGAGGTTTCTGCAGCAGCAGAATATTACATTGATTTTGACTTTGAGTCTAAAGTAGATGCTGGCGAGAAATTCCTTACAATGGGCGATAATCAAATTCTAATAGAAACGTCTTTCATTTCAGCTCCACCGAATTTTGGGGAAACTATTTTCAAATTACAATTAGCTGGATATAAAATTATTTTAGCTCATCCAGAGAGATATGGTTTTATGAGTTTCGAGGATTTAAAAACCTATAAAACACGTTCATTAAGCTTACAGATAAACTTACTTTCTTTATTAGGCTTTTATGGCAAACCGGTTAGGCTAATGGCAGAAAAACTAATCGACAATAACATGGTTGATTATGTGGGCACCGATTGCCATAATTTGCATCAGGCGAGTCTATATTCTAAGTGTTTCACTAACAAGTATTGGCACAAGTTGGTGGAAAGTGGCACCTTAAAAAATCACACTTTATAG
- the rfbB gene encoding dTDP-glucose 4,6-dehydratase, whose translation MKTILITGGAGFIGSHVVRLFVNKYPETQIVNLDKLTYAGNLENLKDIEGKPNYTFEKGDIVDSNYINTLFAQYQFDGVIHLAAESHVDRSITNPLEFIQTNVIGTFNLLHAAKNLWNDNFDGKLFYHISTDEVYGSLGSEGFFLETTAYDPQSPYSSSKASSDHFVRAYGNTYGLPFMISNCSNNYGENQFPEKLIPLFINNIRNNKSLPVYGDGLFTRDWLYVVDHARAIDNIFHNGKVGDTYNIGGFNEWTNIDLIKLLCSIMDSKLGREKGSSEQLITYVKDRPGHDKRYAIDASKIKKELGWEPSLQFAEGLEITIDWYLNNQDWLDNVTSGEYQNYYQKQYQ comes from the coding sequence ATGAAAACGATTTTAATTACAGGAGGAGCAGGTTTTATTGGTTCTCACGTAGTAAGGTTATTTGTAAATAAATATCCCGAAACACAGATTGTCAATTTAGACAAACTGACCTATGCAGGAAATCTAGAAAACCTCAAGGATATTGAAGGTAAACCTAACTATACGTTTGAAAAGGGAGATATCGTAGATTCAAATTATATCAATACATTATTTGCTCAATACCAATTCGATGGTGTCATTCACTTAGCTGCTGAATCTCATGTGGATCGTTCCATTACTAATCCATTGGAGTTTATACAAACCAACGTTATTGGAACGTTTAATTTACTTCACGCTGCTAAAAATTTATGGAATGACAATTTTGATGGTAAATTATTTTATCATATTTCTACAGATGAAGTATATGGGTCTTTAGGATCTGAAGGCTTTTTCTTAGAAACTACCGCTTACGATCCGCAGTCGCCATATTCGTCGTCAAAAGCAAGTTCTGACCATTTCGTAAGGGCTTATGGTAATACTTACGGACTTCCATTTATGATTTCTAATTGTTCAAATAATTACGGAGAAAATCAATTCCCAGAAAAGCTCATTCCTTTGTTTATCAATAACATAAGAAATAACAAATCTTTACCTGTTTATGGTGATGGTTTGTTTACTCGTGATTGGTTATATGTTGTTGATCATGCAAGAGCTATTGATAACATTTTCCATAATGGCAAAGTGGGTGATACCTACAATATTGGCGGTTTTAACGAATGGACAAATATTGATTTGATAAAACTACTATGCTCTATCATGGATAGTAAGTTGGGTAGAGAAAAAGGGAGTTCAGAGCAGCTAATTACCTATGTTAAAGATAGGCCTGGTCATGATAAGCGTTACGCTATTGATGCCAGCAAAATTAAAAAAGAGTTAGGTTGGGAGCCTTCTTTACAATTTGCAGAAGGTTTGGAAATAACAATTGATTGGTATCTTAACAATCAAGATTGGCTAGATAATGTTACTTCTGGAGAGTATCAAAATTATTATCAAAAGCAATATCAATAA